From a region of the Candidatus Poribacteria bacterium genome:
- a CDS encoding DUF1080 domain-containing protein: MSQSENGINLFNGKNMEGWLARGGAPEHEWDAAGSVALNSDDSKLLTTTTGEGIFYNGATGRTADIYTEVEHGDCELHVEFMIPQGSNSGVYLMGRYEIQILDSWGETELRYGSCGGVYCRWINNQPVDGVPPRVNASKPPGEWQTYDITFRAPKFDTDGNKISNATFVKVVWNGQIVHEDVEVVGVTRGAMVEEEATTGPLLLQGDHGPVAYRNVVLKPL; encoded by the coding sequence ATGTCTCAATCCGAAAACGGAATTAATCTTTTCAACGGTAAAAACATGGAGGGTTGGCTCGCACGAGGCGGTGCCCCTGAACATGAGTGGGATGCTGCTGGCAGCGTTGCCCTTAATTCAGACGACTCGAAACTTCTCACAACAACGACCGGTGAAGGTATTTTTTACAACGGTGCCACTGGACGAACCGCCGACATCTACACTGAGGTAGAACACGGCGATTGCGAGCTGCATGTCGAGTTCATGATCCCACAAGGCTCTAATTCTGGGGTCTACCTCATGGGTAGATATGAAATCCAGATATTGGACAGCTGGGGTGAAACGGAACTTCGCTACGGTTCCTGTGGCGGTGTGTATTGTCGCTGGATCAACAATCAACCGGTAGACGGTGTTCCACCGCGCGTTAACGCCAGTAAACCACCAGGGGAGTGGCAGACCTACGACATCACCTTCCGCGCACCCAAATTTGATACCGATGGCAATAAGATTTCCAACGCGACCTTCGTTAAAGTCGTATGGAACGGACAGATCGTTCATGAAGATGTCGAAGTTGTGGGTGTCACACGTGGCGCGATGGTGGAAGAGGAAGCCACTACCGGTCCACTGCTGTTGCAGGGTGACCATGGACCCGTCGCCTATCGAAATGTCGTACTGAAACCCCTTTAA